TAATGCGTGCTTTACCGCAGATTTCCGGGATCAATTCAGGTATATGTCAGGTTTTCATTCAACATACCTCCGCCTCTCTGACCATTAATGAGAATGCGGACCCGACGGTGAGGAAAGATTTTGAAATGTATTTCAACAAGGCTGTCCCTGAAAATGATCCTGACTATCAGCATGACTACGAAGGCTCGGATGATATGCCGGCGCATTTGAAAGCCTCATTATTAGGCAGCTCTGTCATGATACCGATCCGAAACGGGAAGTTTGCATTAGGTATCTGGCAAGGCATCTACTTGTGCGAACACCGTGATCAGGGCGGGCCAAGAAACCTTGTAATAACTGCCTGGGGAAATTGAACCCGTTGGATAAATGTTTTGACCGATTATTATGCCAAACCGTTTTATTGCGCGCACATCCAACTGCAAATTCCGGCGCAAATGAATTTCTTTCAGAAAATATTCAGTACCACCACTCCCACTGAAAATAGGACGGCAGGCCCCGATCGTGTCCAGATGATTAAGGAAAATACGGACAAGCTCTGGCAGTACCTCGACGAAACGCTCGATTTCTACAATTCACTTGCATGCCCGTGCGCGTTCCCAAGGTTCAGACAAATCGTTGGCCTAGATTGCGTTGATTTCCGAAAATCATTTTACGCAAGTGAAACAGAGGGCTTTATCAGTCTGGCGGGGAAGCACTTTCAAATTCAGGAAATCAGCGGTGGTGATGAGAACAGC
The genomic region above belongs to Dyadobacter pollutisoli and contains:
- a CDS encoding secondary thiamine-phosphate synthase enzyme YjbQ, giving the protein MNIFQQSIQLREKRRGFHLITGEIMRALPQISGINSGICQVFIQHTSASLTINENADPTVRKDFEMYFNKAVPENDPDYQHDYEGSDDMPAHLKASLLGSSVMIPIRNGKFALGIWQGIYLCEHRDQGGPRNLVITAWGN